A stretch of the Solanum dulcamara chromosome 6, daSolDulc1.2, whole genome shotgun sequence genome encodes the following:
- the LOC129892659 gene encoding UDP-N-acetylglucosamine transporter UGNT1-like gives MVSVESSSKSDELQNLPVFSKKIPNTAMTKKGVYVAISYMACAVLLVIFNKAALSSYNFPCANVITLFQMLSSTLILYALRRWKIISFTVQDSHTVVTRTTNLVPFKKVLHCTPVALSYLLYMLVSMESIRGINVPMYTTLRRTTVFFTMMAEYFLAGKKYSSYVVTCVGVIILGAFVAGARDLSFDYYSYTVVFVSNITTAVYLACISSIGESSGLNSFGLMWSNGIICTPILLLWTAYSGDLEATRSFPYLYTAGFQAVIVLSCALAFLLNYSVFLNTTINSALTQTVCGNLKDLFTVGFGWLVFRGLPFDLLNIAGQCLSFLGSCLYAYCKLKGI, from the exons ATGGTATCTGTGGAATCTTCTTCAAAGAGTGATGAACTACAAAACTTGCCTGTTTTTTCCAAGAAAATTCCTAATACAGCCATGACCAAAAAAGGTGTCTATGTTGCCATCTCTTACATGGCTTGTGCTG TTCTCTTGGTCATATTCAATAAGGCAGCTCTTTCATCCTATAATTTTCCATGCGCGAACGTGATCACACTTTTTCAG ATGCTAAGTTCGACTTTGATTCTCTATGCTTTGAGACGCTGGAAAATTATATCTTTCACAGTTCAGGATTCACATACTGTGGTTACGCGCACAACAAACCTCGTACCATTTAAGAAAGTACTGCATTGTACTCCCGTGGCACTATCATATTTGCTTTACATG CTGGTGTCTATGGAATCTATTCGTGGAATTAATGTTCCTATGTACACCACTTTGAGACGGACAACTGTTTTCTTTACAATGATGGCAGAATATTTTCTAGCAGGGAAAAAATATTCGTCATACGTTGTTACATG TGTAGGAGTAATCATTCTTGGTGCATTTGTTGCTGGTGCTCGGGACCTGTCATTTGACTACTACAGCTATACCGTTGTTTTCGTCTCAAACATAACTACAGCAGTATACCTGGCTTGTATATCTAGCATTG GAGAATCCAGTGGCCTTAACAGCTTCGGCCTGATGTGGAGTAACG GTATAATATGTACACCCATTTTGCTACTTTGGACAGCATATAGTGGCGACTTAGAAGCTACAAGAAGTTTTCCGTACTTGTATACCGCTGGCTTTCAG GCTGTGATTGTTCTGTCATGTGCTCTGGCTTTCTTGTTAAACTATTCCGTATTCCTAAATACAACTATCAATTCTGCACTAACACAGACAGTCTGCGGAAATCTTAAG GACTTGTTTACTGTTGGATTTGGCTGGTTAGTTTTCAGAGGACTTCCATTTGATCTG TTGAATATTGCTGGCCAGTGTCTTAGCTTTCTGGGATCTTGTTTGTATGCTTATTGTAAACTCAAAGGCATTTAG